The following proteins come from a genomic window of Bactrocera dorsalis isolate Fly_Bdor chromosome 6, ASM2337382v1, whole genome shotgun sequence:
- the LOC125779677 gene encoding 52 kDa repressor of the inhibitor of the protein kinase-like, which produces MRKDSEQSFKLIFESVKTIAAELDLEIKIPRLAKRQTNRHNYEGEPEEYYRRSIYIPFIDHFLDQINERFLKHQELLSKIENIFPNKCINLDVIEMQETLRVLEKQWSADVEDPDDFVAEFRMWKRNWLNQRKRSKTFLDALNCCNAKIFKTVHRFLKIGATIPISVASSERSFSSLRRLKTYLRNKTGEASLNGMALLNIHRDMDMTEEEILKVMA; this is translated from the exons ATGCGTAAGGATTCTGAACAATcgtttaaactaatttttgaatcAGTTAAAACAATAGCCGCAGAATTAgatttagaaatcaaaattccgCGTTTGGCGAAACGGCAAACTAATCGCCACAATTATGAAGGCGAACCGGAAGAATATTACCGCAGATCAATTTATATACCGTTTATAGATCATTTTTTGGACCAAATCAATGAACGATTTTTAAAACATCAAGAGCTGCTTTccaaaattgaaaacatttttccaaataaatgcataaatcttGACGTTATTGAGATGCAGGAGACTCTTCGTGTTTTAGAAAAGCAATGGTCCGCTGATGTAGAAGATCCCGATGATTTCGTTGCTGAATTTAGAATGTGGAAAAG gaACTGGTTAAATCAAAGAAAGAGATCCAAAACTTTTTTAGACGCGTTGAATTGTTGcaatgcaaaaattttcaaaacagtgCATCGTTTTTTAAAGATTGGAGCAACAATCCCTATATCTGTCGCTTCAAGTGAACGCTCGTTTTCCTCACTTCGCAggcttaaaacatatttaagaaataaaactggAGAAGCAAGCCTGAACGGAATGGCTCTCTTGAATATCCACAGAGATATGGACATGACGGAGGAAGAGATTTTAAAGGTTATGGcctaa